In a single window of the Phaeobacter sp. G2 genome:
- a CDS encoding UPF0262 family protein, which yields MSRISQIELDDRNLPPPTAEIEQERKVAIFDLIEENSFTLPSRGDRPVVDGPYHLGLAIREKRLVFDLQTETGEKAAEFHLSLSPFRQVVKDYYQICESYFSAVKTLPPSQIETIDMARRGIHNEGSRVLQERLEGKAEVDTDTARRLFTLICVLHFGG from the coding sequence ATGAGCCGCATCAGTCAAATCGAGTTGGATGACCGCAATCTGCCACCGCCGACAGCGGAGATCGAGCAGGAACGAAAAGTTGCGATTTTTGATCTAATCGAGGAAAACTCTTTTACACTCCCTTCGCGTGGGGACCGACCAGTTGTGGATGGCCCCTACCATCTGGGTCTTGCCATTCGTGAAAAACGTCTCGTGTTTGACCTGCAAACCGAAACTGGGGAAAAGGCTGCAGAATTTCACCTGTCGCTCTCCCCTTTCCGGCAGGTGGTGAAAGATTATTATCAGATCTGCGAGAGCTACTTTTCCGCTGTAAAAACGCTTCCTCCCAGCCAAATCGAGACCATTGATATGGCGCGGCGCGGCATTCACAACGAGGGCAGCCGGGTGCTGCAAGAACGCCTGGAAGGTAAGGCGGAGGTCGATACCGATACTGCCCGCCGCCTCTTTACGCTTATTTGTGTGCTGCATTTTGGGGGGTGA